The following coding sequences are from one Spea bombifrons isolate aSpeBom1 chromosome 13, aSpeBom1.2.pri, whole genome shotgun sequence window:
- the LSM12 gene encoding protein LSM12 gives MAAPGEYFSIGSQVSCRTCHETKLQGEVVAFDHQSKMLALKCPPSSGKPNHADILLLNMQYVSDVEVLNDRTQTPPPLASLNINKLASRARLEKEEKLSQAYAISAGVSVDGQQLFQTIHKTIKDCKWQEKNIVVMEEVIISPPYQVENCKGKEGSALSHVRKVVEKHFRDVEGQKGMQRNAIQSSQKETSTSS, from the exons ATGGCGGCTCCGGGGGAATATTTCAGCATCGGCTCCCAGGTCTCATGTCGGACATGCCACGAGACGAAGCTCCAGGGGGAGGTGGTGGCCTTCGACCACCAGAGCAAGATGCTGGCGCTGA AATGCCCCCCCTCTAGCGGAAAACCCAACCACGCCGACATCTTACTGCTCAACATGCAGTATGTTTCTGATGTAGAGGTACTGAACGATCGCACGCAGACCCCTCCACCCCTAGCTAGCCTCAACATCAATAAG CTTGCAAGCAGAGCTCGActggagaaggaagagaaactGAGCCAGGCGTACGCCATTAGTGCCGGAGTATCCGTGGATGGACAGCAGCTATTCCAGACTATACATAAGAC gATAAAGGACTGCAAGTGGCAGGAGAAGAATATAGTAGTTATGGAAGAAGTGATTATATCTCCCCCATACCAAGTGGAAAACTGTAAAGGAAAAGAGGGGAGCGCTCTCAGCCACGTCCGCAAAGTA GTCGAGAAACATTTTAGGGATGTTGAAGGTCAAAAGGGGATGCAGAGAAACGCAATCCAGTCATCACAGAAAGAGACCAGTACGTCCTCCTGA
- the G6PC3 gene encoding glucose-6-phosphatase 3 — translation MDEVHSAGVTIAGVLQKHLPGSEEFWLWVTYLGDPSCVFLLYFPSAYAFQRRLGVTLLWLALISEWLNLIFKWFLFGERPFWWVYESGKYNEVNLKQFPSTCETGPGSPSGHCMITGAALWPVVVALTNRCSQRGIQRFAPILLYCLLMIGIAVSRVLILAHFPHQVVAGILTGVFLGHVLQRTVPRDRTLGFFTLASLFLLVGALLLNWIMSALGVDLSWSIHMATKWCSRPEWIRPESRPFSSITRSAGNALGLGLALHCPLYRKLSKGTEGWPERAIGFLFSFLFLKVLHGAPFPDSSAVIFYLVNFLRHSLCPLAVIILAPFITKRLGLGDSHKRD, via the exons ATGGATGAAGTGCACTCTGCAGGCGTTACCATTGCTGGTGTTCTACAAAAACACCTCCCCGGGTCGGAGGAATTCTGGCTGTGGGTGACATATCTCGGGGACCCATCCTGCGTCTTCCTTTTATATTTCCCCTCGGCTTATGCCTTCCAGCGCCGGCTCGGAGTCACTCTTTTATGGTTGGCTTTAATTTCTGAATGGCTCAACCTCATCTTCAAATG GTTCCTTTTTGGAGAACGTCCATTCTGGTGGGTTTATGAATCGGGAAAATACAACGAGGTCAACCTGAAGCAATTTCCTTCAACATGTGAGACGGGGCCTG GGAGTCCCTCTGGACACTGCATGATCACAGGGGCGGCTCTTTGGCCAGTAGTGGTGGCTTTAACCAATCGATGTTCCCAGAG GGGGATCCAACGTTTTGCCCCAATTCTCCTCTATTGCTTACTGATGATTGGAATAGCTGTATCCCGAGTTCTTATCCTGGCACATTTTCCCCACCAAGTCGTGGCCGGCATTCTCACCG GTGTGTTCCTGGGCCATGTGTTGCAGAGGACCGTTCCCCGAGATCGGACTCTCGGGTTTTTCACACTGGCATCTCTATTTCTCCTCGTTGGTGCTCTTCTTTTAAACTGGATTATGAGTGCATTAGGAGTGGACCTTTCGTG GTCTATTCACATGGCTACTAAATGGTGTTCCAGGCCAGAATGGATTAGACCAGAATCAAGACCCTTCTCTTCAATAACCAGGAGCGCCGGGAACGCATTAGGACTTGGTTTAGCTCTTCACTGTCCATTGTACAGGAAACTTTCTAAGGGAACCGAAGGGTGGCCTGAGAGAGCTATCGGTTTTCTGTTCTCTTTCCTGTTCCTGAAGGTCCTGCACGGCGCCCCGTTCCCCGATTCTTCAGCTGTGATATTTTACTTGGTGAACTTCTTGCGCCATTCTCTGTGTCCCCTCGCCGTCATCATCCTGGCACCATTTATCACAAAAAGACTTGGCTTGGGAGATTCTCACAAGAGAGACTAA